One Deltaproteobacteria bacterium DNA window includes the following coding sequences:
- the hisH gene encoding imidazole glycerol phosphate synthase subunit HisH: MIAIVDYDMGNLKSVSKAFETIGARVCVTRDAKIIRDAAKIVLPGVGAFPKCMENLKNYGLIDPIKESIKAGKWFLGICLGLQLLFEESEEFGPAKGLGILRGKVVRFKSPLPPFDKGGIKGGFKIPHMGWNSVRKKGSPSLLNGIDDQSSFYFVHSYYVAPKEKPIVATETEHGIPFCSSIEKGNILACQFHPEKSQKLGLQVLQNFAKLK, translated from the coding sequence ATAGTCGACTATGACATGGGGAACCTGAAAAGCGTCTCCAAGGCATTCGAGACGATTGGCGCGCGTGTGTGCGTGACGCGTGATGCGAAAATAATCCGCGACGCCGCAAAAATCGTCCTCCCCGGCGTCGGCGCCTTTCCCAAATGCATGGAGAACCTGAAAAACTACGGCCTCATCGATCCCATCAAAGAGTCGATTAAGGCCGGAAAATGGTTCCTCGGGATCTGCCTCGGCCTCCAGTTGCTCTTCGAGGAGAGCGAGGAATTCGGCCCAGCGAAGGGGTTGGGGATTTTGAGGGGGAAGGTGGTCCGGTTTAAATCCCCCCTCCCCCCCTTTGACAAAGGGGGGATAAAGGGGGGATTTAAAATCCCGCATATGGGATGGAATTCCGTCCGGAAAAAGGGGAGCCCCTCCCTCCTCAATGGTATCGACGATCAATCTTCTTTCTATTTCGTCCACTCCTATTACGTCGCACCGAAGGAAAAACCGATTGTCGCCACCGAAACCGAGCACGGCATCCCTTTTTGCTCGAGCATCGAAAAAGGAAATATCCTCGCCTGCCAGTTTCACCCGGAGAAGAGCCAGAAATTGGGCCTGCAGGTATTGCAGAATTTTGCAAAATTAAAATGA
- the hisA gene encoding 1-(5-phosphoribosyl)-5-[(5-phosphoribosylamino)methylideneamino]imidazole-4-carboxamide isomerase — MIVIPAIDLKDHQVVRLSQGKMGIATVYSDNSMEIAKKWIEAGAKRLHLVDLNGAFEGKPIHFKEVESIAKAFPKIQLEIGGGIRDMKTVEAYFKSGVTYCILGTAILKDPRFVEKTCAQFPDRIILGIDAKDGMAAVEGWDKVSRVAAGDLAKKFADKKIAAIIYTDISRDGMMRGMNVPAIEKMAADSPVPVIASGGFTKLEEVETLKKIPNVSGVIAGKALYEGLVDLKEAIRRAH; from the coding sequence ATGATTGTTATTCCCGCCATCGATTTAAAAGACCACCAAGTCGTCCGTCTTTCCCAGGGAAAGATGGGGATTGCTACGGTCTATTCGGACAATTCGATGGAGATCGCTAAAAAATGGATCGAGGCCGGTGCGAAACGTCTGCACCTGGTCGACTTAAACGGCGCCTTCGAGGGGAAACCGATTCATTTTAAAGAGGTCGAATCGATCGCCAAGGCCTTTCCAAAAATTCAGCTCGAAATCGGCGGCGGCATTCGCGACATGAAAACGGTCGAGGCCTATTTCAAAAGTGGCGTCACCTACTGCATCCTCGGGACCGCCATACTGAAGGATCCCCGGTTTGTGGAGAAGACGTGCGCTCAATTTCCGGACAGGATCATCCTGGGAATCGACGCCAAAGACGGAATGGCGGCCGTGGAGGGGTGGGACAAAGTAAGCCGGGTCGCGGCGGGAGACCTCGCAAAAAAATTCGCCGACAAAAAAATCGCCGCCATCATCTACACCGACATCTCCCGCGACGGGATGATGCGGGGGATGAATGTTCCTGCGATCGAGAAGATGGCCGCTGATTCTCCGGTGCCGGTCATCGCCTCCGGTGGATTCACAAAACTGGAAGAAGTCGAGACGCTCAAAAAAATTCCCAACGTCTCCGGCGTGATTGCCGGGAAGGCGTTGTATGAAGGCTTGGTCGATTTGAAGGAGGCAATTCGCCGTGCTCACTAA